The bacterium genome window below encodes:
- a CDS encoding riboflavin synthase has protein sequence MFTGIVETAGIVRAVVPSDGAARLVVEAGAFLDGARVGDSIAVNGVCVTITRTGGPLFEADLGAETLRRTTLGQLRSGVRVNLERPLAVGDRLGGHLVQGHVDGIGRVLERRQEGQGWWVEIAVPDALARYVVEKGSITVDGVSLTVASTGAGRFGVSLIPHTCAVTTLGQLRTDAYVNLEVDVLAKYVERLVGAYTGVREGTSSEERGA, from the coding sequence ATGTTCACCGGGATCGTCGAGACGGCGGGCATCGTCCGGGCGGTCGTCCCGAGCGACGGCGCCGCGCGGCTCGTGGTGGAGGCGGGCGCCTTTCTCGACGGTGCGCGCGTCGGCGACAGCATCGCCGTCAACGGCGTCTGCGTGACCATCACGCGCACCGGCGGTCCGCTGTTCGAGGCGGACCTCGGCGCGGAGACGCTGCGCCGGACGACGCTCGGACAGCTGCGGTCCGGCGTCCGCGTCAACCTGGAACGGCCGCTCGCCGTCGGCGACCGGCTCGGCGGGCACCTCGTGCAGGGACACGTCGACGGCATCGGCCGTGTGCTCGAGCGCCGGCAGGAAGGGCAGGGGTGGTGGGTCGAGATCGCCGTCCCCGACGCGCTTGCCCGGTATGTCGTGGAAAAGGGGTCGATCACGGTGGACGGCGTGAGCCTGACCGTCGCGTCGACGGGCGCGGGGCGCTTCGGCGTGTCGTTGATCCCCCACACCTGCGCGGTCACGACGTTGGGGCAGCTACGGACGGACGCGTACGTGAACCTCGAGGTGGACGTCCTGGCCAAGTACGTCGAACGGCTCGTCGGCGCGTACACCGGGGTCCGCGAAGGCACGTCCTCCGAGGAGCGTGGTGCGTAA
- the proS gene encoding proline--tRNA ligase: MSRRAAGQPFEESGYVKEIPPKDAEFSDWYTAVVLKAELADYAPVRGCIVVRPYGYTIWELMQHGLDRRFKATGHTNAYFPLFIPQGFFAREAEHVEGFAPEIAWVTRGGGEELAEPLGVRPTSETIVGHMYARWIRSYRDLPVLINLWNNVVRWEKATRPFLRTMEFLWQEGHTAHRTAEEGEAEARQMLEVYRDFVETDLAIPVLSGRKPESEKFPGAVRSYTIEALMPDGQALQSGTSHNLGQNFARAFDIKFLDSDNTEKHVHTTSWGASWRLLGGLIMVHGDDRGLVLPPRVAPFQVVIVPILSGKDRDAVLQEARDLAARLEAAGVRVRMDARTEVTPGYKFNDWEMRGVPVRVELGPRDLAQRQAMLVPRIGGAKRAVPLDGIVEAVAAALTEHGVELFRRAKAYLDAHIVSAATTDELAEAVAQRRGFVRVQSCDAAMCEGRLRQVSGASPRVVTDDPATGPCLACGAPATQVVYYARAY; this comes from the coding sequence ATGTCGCGGCGGGCCGCAGGACAACCGTTCGAGGAGAGCGGGTACGTCAAGGAAATCCCTCCGAAGGACGCGGAGTTCTCCGATTGGTACACCGCCGTCGTGCTGAAGGCCGAGCTTGCCGACTACGCCCCGGTGCGCGGTTGCATCGTCGTCCGGCCGTACGGGTACACGATCTGGGAGCTGATGCAGCACGGCCTCGACCGCCGCTTCAAGGCGACCGGGCACACCAACGCCTACTTCCCGCTCTTCATTCCGCAGGGGTTCTTCGCGCGCGAAGCTGAGCACGTCGAGGGCTTCGCGCCAGAGATCGCGTGGGTCACGCGCGGCGGCGGCGAGGAACTGGCCGAGCCGCTCGGCGTGCGGCCGACGTCCGAGACGATCGTCGGGCATATGTACGCGCGCTGGATCCGGTCGTACCGCGATCTGCCGGTGCTGATCAATCTGTGGAACAACGTGGTGCGGTGGGAGAAGGCGACACGGCCGTTCCTGCGGACGATGGAGTTCCTCTGGCAGGAGGGCCACACCGCGCACCGCACTGCCGAGGAAGGAGAAGCCGAGGCGCGTCAGATGCTCGAGGTGTACCGCGACTTCGTCGAGACCGACCTCGCGATCCCGGTGCTGTCGGGGCGGAAGCCAGAGAGCGAGAAGTTCCCCGGCGCGGTGCGCTCGTACACCATCGAGGCGCTGATGCCTGACGGACAGGCGCTGCAGTCCGGCACCTCGCACAACCTCGGCCAGAACTTTGCGCGCGCGTTCGACATCAAGTTTCTCGACAGCGACAACACGGAGAAGCATGTCCACACGACGTCCTGGGGCGCCAGCTGGCGCCTGCTCGGCGGGCTGATCATGGTTCATGGCGACGACCGCGGGCTTGTGCTGCCCCCCCGCGTCGCGCCGTTCCAGGTCGTGATCGTGCCGATTCTCAGCGGCAAGGACCGCGACGCGGTGCTGCAGGAGGCGCGGGATCTGGCCGCGCGGCTCGAGGCCGCAGGCGTGCGCGTGCGCATGGACGCCCGCACCGAGGTCACGCCGGGGTACAAGTTCAACGATTGGGAGATGCGGGGCGTGCCGGTGCGGGTGGAGCTCGGCCCGCGAGACCTCGCGCAACGGCAGGCGATGCTGGTCCCGCGGATCGGGGGAGCGAAGCGCGCCGTGCCGCTCGACGGGATCGTGGAGGCGGTCGCGGCGGCGTTGACCGAGCACGGAGTGGAGCTGTTCCGCCGGGCGAAGGCGTATCTCGACGCGCACATCGTCTCGGCGGCGACTACGGACGAACTGGCGGAGGCGGTCGCGCAACGGCGCGGGTTCGTGCGCGTGCAGTCGTGTGACGCGGCGATGTGCGAGGGGCGGTTGCGTCAGGTGAGCGGTGCCTCACCCCGCGTGGTGACGGACGATCCTGCGACCGGCCCGTGTCTCGCGTGCGGCGCGCCCGCGACGCAGGTCGTGTACTACGCGCGCGCCTACTGA
- a CDS encoding YbaK/EbsC family protein, giving the protein MRTALAERRLPLEILEYPAGTRTAHDAARAVGTSVAQIVKSLVFLADERPILVLASGANRVDVRKVAGLAGASRVEKATAKTTRDATGFSIGGVPPLGHATSLPVYLDRALLAHPVVYAAAGTANTVFAIAPDDLVRATGGTVGDLAEEAPDLPAPGNVRDS; this is encoded by the coding sequence GTGCGCACAGCGCTGGCGGAGCGCCGTCTCCCGCTCGAGATTCTCGAGTACCCGGCCGGTACCCGCACCGCCCACGACGCCGCGCGCGCCGTGGGCACCTCCGTGGCGCAGATCGTGAAGTCGCTCGTGTTCCTCGCCGATGAGCGTCCGATCCTGGTGCTTGCGTCCGGCGCGAACCGTGTGGACGTGCGCAAGGTGGCTGGCCTTGCGGGTGCGTCGCGGGTGGAGAAAGCGACCGCGAAGACGACCAGGGACGCGACCGGGTTCAGCATCGGCGGCGTGCCGCCGCTTGGCCACGCCACGTCGCTTCCAGTGTACCTCGATCGGGCGCTGCTTGCGCATCCGGTCGTGTACGCGGCCGCGGGGACGGCGAACACGGTGTTCGCGATCGCACCGGACGACCTGGTGCGCGCGACCGGCGGGACGGTGGGAGATCTTGCGGAGGAGGCGCCGGACTTGCCCGCCCCTGGGAACGTCCGGGACAGCTGA
- a CDS encoding C1 family peptidase has product MTKSLAWVLVCAFFWLLVETVSIPPWVTAAGPFPNPAWRPAPSIHISFIEHFAPGHLPEVDLRPKIRSRGLQIRDQGNRGTCTVFATTFLIEYQRAGMTGAHGGADALSEEYLNWAGNKATGEASDGGFFTKFIRGYRVWAIATSASMPYRAAYNPKRPVTPSAVTIAAAKAMFPVRYPFTTLKVWDDTKGMTPAELQHVLATLRSGRPVATGIWWLTNFATVNVDGVPLLKDYPRSANSNSNPALNPMYDGHSIDLVGFRESRLFPGGGYFIFRNSMGTNFGNAGYGFVSFQYLRAYANDAIAISPPPWRSQQGVTRPAH; this is encoded by the coding sequence GTGACGAAGTCGCTTGCTTGGGTCCTCGTCTGTGCGTTCTTCTGGTTGCTCGTTGAGACGGTGTCGATCCCGCCTTGGGTAACCGCTGCAGGTCCATTCCCGAACCCCGCGTGGCGGCCCGCGCCGTCGATTCATATCAGCTTCATCGAACATTTTGCTCCTGGTCACCTGCCGGAGGTCGATCTTCGGCCCAAGATCAGGAGCCGCGGATTGCAGATTCGCGACCAGGGGAATCGCGGGACATGCACGGTCTTCGCCACGACCTTTTTGATCGAGTATCAGCGAGCCGGCATGACGGGCGCGCATGGCGGCGCAGACGCCCTGTCGGAGGAGTACCTCAACTGGGCCGGCAACAAGGCAACGGGCGAGGCCAGCGACGGCGGGTTCTTCACGAAGTTCATCAGAGGGTATCGGGTATGGGCGATCGCCACAAGCGCGAGCATGCCCTACCGGGCGGCGTACAATCCCAAACGTCCCGTGACGCCGAGCGCCGTGACGATTGCCGCGGCGAAGGCGATGTTTCCGGTACGGTATCCGTTCACGACCCTCAAGGTCTGGGACGACACGAAGGGGATGACCCCCGCGGAGTTGCAACATGTGCTCGCGACGCTCCGCTCCGGCCGTCCGGTGGCCACGGGGATCTGGTGGCTCACCAACTTCGCCACCGTGAACGTCGACGGCGTACCGCTGCTGAAGGATTATCCCCGCAGCGCCAACTCGAACTCGAATCCGGCGCTGAATCCGATGTACGATGGTCATTCTATCGACCTCGTCGGTTTTCGCGAGTCACGTTTGTTCCCCGGCGGCGGATATTTCATCTTTCGCAATAGCATGGGGACAAACTTCGGCAACGCCGGGTATGGATTTGTGTCGTTCCAGTACCTGCGGGCCTACGCGAACGATGCCATCGCCATATCGCCACCACCGTGGCGGTCCCAGCAGGGCGTCACCCGTCCCGCGCATTGA
- the ribD gene encoding bifunctional diaminohydroxyphosphoribosylaminopyrimidine deaminase/5-amino-6-(5-phosphoribosylamino)uracil reductase RibD: MATDVQSEERYMREALRLARRGAGATSPNPMVGAVVVAGDEVVGTGYHPRLGDPHAEVFALREAGSRARGATLYVTLEPCVHWGRTPPCTEAIISAGIRRVVAAMPDPDHRMGGRGLRRLAEAGVETRVGVAEREATVLNEAYVKHRTTGLPFVTAKWAMTLDGRIATRSGESQWISGEASRALAHELRAASDAILVGIGTVLRDDPVLTARTPAAVRNPRRIVLDSTLRISLGARVFARDGTPVVVATTDRGRPNTRRALEAMGVEVVSAAGADGRVDLVALLRELARRGVLSLLVEGGGTVLGAFADAGLIDKVVAFVAPTLVGGPAPGPVGGHGVEALAQARRLVRTGVRLVGEDVVIEGYVAPASPAGETQKGA, encoded by the coding sequence TTGGCGACGGACGTGCAGAGCGAGGAACGGTACATGCGCGAGGCGCTCCGCCTTGCGCGGCGGGGCGCGGGGGCGACCAGTCCCAATCCCATGGTCGGCGCCGTGGTGGTTGCCGGCGACGAGGTCGTGGGGACCGGATATCATCCCCGTCTCGGCGATCCGCACGCGGAGGTGTTCGCGCTTCGAGAGGCGGGGTCGCGCGCCAGAGGCGCGACACTGTACGTGACGCTGGAGCCGTGCGTGCACTGGGGGCGCACGCCACCGTGCACGGAGGCGATCATCAGCGCGGGGATTCGGCGTGTCGTGGCGGCGATGCCTGATCCCGATCATCGGATGGGTGGCCGCGGGCTGCGCCGGCTGGCCGAAGCCGGGGTCGAGACCCGCGTCGGCGTCGCAGAGCGCGAGGCCACGGTGCTCAACGAGGCCTACGTGAAGCACCGGACCACCGGCCTGCCCTTCGTCACCGCGAAGTGGGCGATGACGCTCGACGGTCGGATCGCGACCCGGTCCGGCGAATCGCAGTGGATCTCGGGCGAGGCGTCGCGGGCGCTGGCGCACGAGCTACGGGCGGCGTCCGACGCGATCCTCGTCGGCATCGGGACCGTGCTCCGCGACGACCCCGTCCTGACCGCGCGGACGCCCGCGGCCGTGCGGAACCCGCGGCGCATCGTCCTCGACAGCACCCTGCGCATCTCTCTTGGTGCCCGCGTGTTCGCACGCGACGGCACACCCGTGGTGGTAGCGACGACGGACCGCGGGCGTCCGAACACCCGGCGGGCGCTCGAGGCGATGGGCGTCGAGGTCGTGAGCGCCGCTGGGGCGGACGGACGCGTGGATCTCGTAGCGCTCTTGCGGGAGCTGGCGCGCCGTGGGGTGCTCAGCCTGCTCGTCGAGGGGGGCGGCACCGTGCTCGGTGCGTTCGCGGACGCGGGCCTCATCGACAAGGTCGTGGCGTTTGTCGCGCCGACGCTGGTGGGCGGACCGGCTCCGGGACCGGTCGGCGGGCACGGCGTCGAGGCGCTCGCGCAGGCGCGGCGTCTGGTGCGTACCGGCGTCCGGCTGGTCGGCGAGGACGTGGTGATCGAGGGGTACGTCGCGCCGGCATCACCGGCCGGCGAGACGCAGAAGGGGGCGTGA
- a CDS encoding bifunctional 3,4-dihydroxy-2-butanone-4-phosphate synthase/GTP cyclohydrolase II, producing the protein MAGHPQTASVFATVDEAIARVREGGTVIVVDDEERENEGDLLIAAERVTPEAINFMLKHGRGLVTVPLSAQRLEALDLPQMVSRNTSHQGTAFTVSVGARDKITTGISAHDRAATVRALVDPATRPEDLSRPGHVFPLRATPGGVLRRAGHTEAAVDLATLAGLQPAGVLCEIMSDDGTMARLPELVELAARHGLPLISVRDLIRYRLLRDRFVRREGTTRLPTKFGEFAAVVYENTLDGASHLAVTRGDLSGESPVLVRMHSECLTGEVFGSLRCDCGDQLRIALERINREGRGVLVYIRQEGRGIGLTNKIRAYALQDAGKDTVEANELLGFAPDPRDYGVGAQILADLGLRRIRLLTNNPAKRVGLEGYGIEVVERVAIETPPNPENYRYLATKRHKLGHLLHLE; encoded by the coding sequence ATGGCCGGGCACCCACAGACCGCCAGCGTGTTTGCGACCGTCGACGAGGCGATCGCGCGGGTCCGCGAGGGCGGCACCGTGATCGTGGTGGACGACGAGGAGCGGGAGAACGAGGGCGATCTGCTGATTGCCGCCGAGCGGGTGACCCCCGAGGCGATCAACTTCATGCTCAAGCACGGCCGCGGGCTCGTCACCGTGCCGCTGAGCGCGCAGCGGTTGGAAGCCCTCGACCTGCCGCAGATGGTGTCCCGCAACACCTCCCACCAAGGCACCGCGTTCACCGTGTCGGTGGGCGCGCGCGACAAGATCACCACCGGGATTTCCGCCCACGATCGCGCGGCGACGGTCCGTGCGCTCGTGGATCCCGCGACGCGGCCCGAAGACCTCTCGCGTCCCGGGCACGTCTTCCCGCTGCGGGCGACCCCGGGCGGGGTGCTGCGGCGCGCCGGGCACACCGAGGCGGCGGTGGACCTCGCGACGCTTGCGGGGCTCCAACCCGCCGGCGTGTTGTGCGAGATTATGAGCGACGACGGCACGATGGCGCGGTTGCCCGAGCTCGTTGAGCTCGCGGCCCGGCACGGGCTGCCGCTGATCTCGGTGCGGGACCTCATTCGGTACCGGCTGCTCCGCGACCGGTTCGTCCGGCGCGAGGGCACCACACGTCTGCCCACAAAGTTCGGCGAGTTCGCGGCCGTCGTGTACGAGAACACCCTCGACGGTGCGAGCCATCTCGCCGTGACGCGAGGGGATCTCAGCGGGGAGTCCCCCGTGCTGGTGCGCATGCACTCGGAGTGCCTGACCGGTGAGGTGTTCGGGTCGCTCCGGTGCGACTGCGGCGATCAGCTGCGGATCGCGCTCGAGCGGATCAACCGGGAGGGACGGGGGGTGCTCGTCTACATCCGGCAAGAGGGACGCGGCATCGGCCTCACCAACAAGATCCGCGCCTACGCCCTGCAGGACGCCGGCAAAGACACCGTCGAGGCGAACGAACTGCTCGGGTTCGCGCCCGATCCACGCGACTACGGCGTCGGCGCCCAGATCCTCGCCGACCTCGGGCTCCGCCGCATCCGGCTGTTGACCAACAATCCGGCGAAGCGCGTCGGGCTGGAGGGGTACGGGATCGAGGTCGTCGAGCGCGTGGCCATCGAGACCCCGCCGAACCCGGAGAACTACCGGTACCTGGCGACGAAACGGCACAAGCTCGGCCACCTGTTGCACCTGGAGTGA
- a CDS encoding sulfurtransferase, which translates to MPASYAHPEVLVETPWLSEHLKDPKVRVVEVSEDLTLYDQGHIPGAVHFNWKSQLQDGIRRDWIDKAQVEALLGAHGIGNDTTVVLYGDKNNWFATYTFWLLSIYGVERARILNGGRAKWIAEGRPIVTDVPAHPRATFRAKDADVSIRAFRDQVLSKLGKGVALVDVRSPQEYSGELIAMPAYPQEGAQRGGHIPGAQHIPWGQNVREDGTFKSPEELRALYEAKGITPDKEVIAYCRIGERSSLTWFTLAKLLGYPNVRNYDGSWTEWGSLVGAPIEKP; encoded by the coding sequence ATGCCAGCTTCCTACGCTCATCCCGAGGTGCTCGTCGAGACACCCTGGCTAAGCGAACATCTGAAAGATCCCAAAGTCCGGGTCGTGGAGGTGTCGGAAGACCTCACCTTGTACGATCAGGGACACATCCCGGGGGCGGTGCACTTCAACTGGAAGTCGCAGCTGCAGGACGGGATTCGGCGCGACTGGATCGACAAGGCCCAAGTCGAGGCGCTGCTCGGGGCGCACGGCATCGGGAACGACACCACCGTGGTGCTCTACGGCGACAAGAACAACTGGTTCGCGACGTACACGTTCTGGCTGCTCTCGATCTACGGCGTGGAGCGCGCGCGCATCCTGAACGGCGGCCGCGCGAAGTGGATCGCGGAGGGGCGCCCGATCGTGACCGACGTGCCTGCGCATCCGCGCGCGACGTTCCGCGCGAAAGACGCCGATGTGAGCATCCGCGCGTTCCGGGATCAGGTGCTCTCGAAGCTCGGGAAGGGCGTCGCACTCGTGGACGTCCGGAGCCCGCAAGAGTATAGCGGCGAGCTGATCGCGATGCCGGCGTATCCGCAGGAGGGCGCACAGCGCGGCGGCCACATTCCGGGCGCTCAGCACATTCCGTGGGGGCAGAACGTGCGCGAGGACGGCACGTTCAAGTCGCCCGAGGAACTCCGCGCCCTCTACGAGGCGAAGGGGATTACGCCCGACAAAGAGGTCATCGCGTACTGCCGGATCGGCGAGCGTTCATCGCTGACGTGGTTCACGTTGGCGAAGCTGCTCGGCTATCCGAACGTGCGCAACTACGACGGCTCCTGGACCGAGTGGGGCAGCTTGGTCGGCGCTCCGATCGAGAAGCCGTAG
- a CDS encoding TlpA disulfide reductase family protein encodes MVSWRQRMRRSPLLWSALIGAAIGVLVVAVWTGTEALLRATRPSGSLPASSLLGKPAPALALERLGGGGVLDLRSFRGRPVVLNFWASWCGPCQAETPLLVRLHQTYGPRGVVFVGVDAEDDANAARGFALRYHVDYPLVIARDDRPLRLYGIFGLPTTVFVGPDGVVRDAEVGGFVGPDAERAVTTRLDRLLQAPR; translated from the coding sequence ATGGTGTCCTGGCGGCAGCGAATGCGCCGGTCGCCGTTGCTGTGGAGCGCGCTCATCGGCGCCGCGATCGGCGTGCTCGTGGTGGCCGTGTGGACCGGGACGGAGGCGCTGTTGCGCGCCACCCGGCCGTCCGGGTCCCTGCCGGCGTCGTCGCTCCTGGGAAAGCCCGCGCCCGCCCTCGCGCTGGAACGGCTCGGGGGCGGGGGGGTGCTCGACCTGCGCAGTTTCCGAGGCCGACCGGTTGTGCTCAACTTCTGGGCGTCGTGGTGCGGGCCGTGTCAGGCCGAGACGCCGCTCCTCGTGCGCCTGCACCAGACCTACGGACCCCGCGGCGTCGTGTTCGTGGGCGTGGACGCGGAGGACGACGCCAACGCGGCGCGCGGCTTCGCGCTGCGCTACCACGTGGACTACCCGCTGGTGATCGCGCGGGACGACCGGCCGCTTCGCCTCTATGGGATCTTCGGGCTGCCGACGACGGTGTTCGTCGGTCCCGACGGCGTCGTCCGCGACGCCGAGGTCGGAGGGTTCGTCGGGCCGGACGCCGAGCGCGCGGTGACCACCCGCCTCGACCGGTTGCTGCAGGCGCCGCGGTAG
- a CDS encoding undecaprenyl-diphosphate phosphatase — translation MSSVWLAVIAGMVQGIVEWLPVSSKTMITLIFAAAGYSFGTAYVLGLLANMGSFLAALWYFRRDLVAALGGARRPFAGTPGARTLRYLVLATAATGVVGVPIYELVKHALTAATGTAAMLAIGVLLLGTSIVNARRERLTRTAQEGALDAPGPVVSLIVGACQGLAALPGVSRSAMTVTPLLLRGYSANAALRFSFLLDVPALLGAGLVPLIVEHGAARPLAHVTSRPWRRCSRSRPSSASRPSTPCCGRPCGFAVP, via the coding sequence ATGTCGTCGGTGTGGCTTGCCGTAATAGCCGGCATGGTGCAGGGCATCGTGGAGTGGCTGCCGGTAAGCAGCAAGACGATGATCACGCTCATCTTCGCGGCGGCAGGCTATTCGTTCGGGACCGCCTACGTCCTGGGGCTCCTCGCGAACATGGGGTCTTTCCTGGCCGCGCTGTGGTACTTCCGCCGGGATCTCGTCGCCGCGCTCGGCGGCGCCCGCCGGCCGTTCGCCGGCACACCGGGAGCCCGCACGCTGCGCTACTTGGTCCTGGCCACGGCGGCGACCGGGGTGGTTGGGGTCCCGATCTACGAGCTCGTCAAGCACGCGCTCACCGCCGCCACGGGGACCGCGGCCATGCTCGCGATCGGCGTCCTGCTCCTGGGGACGAGCATCGTCAACGCACGCCGCGAGCGCCTGACGCGCACCGCGCAGGAGGGCGCCCTCGACGCGCCCGGACCCGTCGTGTCGCTGATCGTCGGAGCCTGTCAGGGACTCGCCGCCCTGCCGGGAGTCAGCCGCAGCGCGATGACGGTGACGCCCCTCCTACTGCGCGGATACAGCGCGAACGCGGCGCTGCGGTTCTCGTTCCTGCTGGATGTCCCCGCCCTGCTGGGCGCCGGGCTCGTGCCGCTCATCGTCGAACACGGCGCCGCCCGCCCGCTCGCCCACGTCACCTCACGACCGTGGCGGCGTTGCTCGCGGTCTCGGCCGTCGTCAGCTTCGCGACCATCGACGCCGTGCTGCGGGCGACCCTGCGGCTTCGCAGTTCCGTGA
- a CDS encoding thiamine pyrophosphate-dependent enzyme, whose protein sequence is MDSPETTATPLPVLEPFKGVKRVPLEEYYTSGHRTCQGCESALVMKLMVKAAGPRTVVLGSTGCMYVANTTYYSTPWVVPWMHTQLGSSGSAAVGTAAGYKALMRKGKIKTEPINVISFCGDGGGADMGLSAISAALQHTEYNHLILLYDNESYANTDIQASGSTPYGAYTSFSPAGKAKRILHRRWKKNTAAMLAAGHSECRYVGTVCASYAVDFMNRIRKALSIGGPTFIHSFDPCPKGWDYDPMQSHELGELAVLTGIFPLFEVEDHQLRLYGKSKQIAQGRQKRLPVRDYLLKQGRFAHFTDDDIDYYQAKVDEMWTKWLVPGVLPFGSEILNDQPPA, encoded by the coding sequence ATGGACAGTCCTGAGACGACCGCCACACCGCTGCCGGTCCTTGAACCGTTCAAGGGCGTGAAGCGGGTGCCGCTCGAGGAATACTATACGTCGGGGCACCGGACGTGCCAGGGCTGCGAGTCCGCCCTGGTGATGAAGCTGATGGTGAAGGCGGCCGGGCCGCGCACGGTCGTGCTCGGCAGCACCGGATGCATGTACGTCGCCAACACCACGTACTACAGCACGCCGTGGGTCGTGCCGTGGATGCACACCCAGCTCGGCTCGTCCGGCTCGGCCGCGGTCGGGACCGCGGCGGGCTACAAGGCGCTGATGCGGAAGGGCAAGATCAAGACCGAGCCGATCAACGTGATCTCCTTCTGCGGCGACGGCGGTGGCGCGGATATGGGTCTGTCGGCGATCTCGGCGGCGCTGCAGCACACCGAGTACAACCACCTGATTCTGCTGTACGACAACGAGTCGTACGCCAACACCGACATTCAGGCCTCGGGCAGCACGCCCTACGGCGCGTACACGTCGTTCAGCCCGGCCGGCAAGGCGAAACGCATCCTGCACCGCCGCTGGAAGAAGAACACCGCGGCGATGTTGGCGGCGGGGCACTCCGAGTGCCGGTACGTCGGCACGGTGTGCGCGAGCTATGCGGTCGACTTCATGAACCGAATCCGCAAGGCGCTCAGCATCGGCGGGCCGACGTTCATCCACTCGTTCGATCCGTGCCCGAAGGGATGGGACTACGATCCGATGCAGTCGCACGAGTTGGGCGAGCTCGCGGTGCTCACGGGGATCTTTCCGCTCTTCGAGGTGGAGGACCACCAACTGCGGTTGTACGGCAAGTCGAAGCAGATCGCCCAAGGGCGGCAGAAGCGGCTCCCCGTGCGCGACTATCTGCTGAAGCAGGGCCGGTTCGCGCACTTCACCGACGACGACATCGACTACTATCAGGCCAAGGTCGATGAGATGTGGACCAAGTGGCTGGTGCCCGGGGTGTTGCCGTTCGGGTCGGAGATCCTGAACGACCAGCCGCCGGCATAA
- a CDS encoding cytochrome c: MSSRALLAGAFLLACLGLTACTGRQILSMRTHPQQPSGPTAQVSSAPFTGPALAATTDYPKNPNASRPEPPAEYASMKDPLTATPANLSSAKQLFNANCAPCHGAAGAGDGPAASALNPKPADFRTPIHAKLPDGYYFWRVTKGGSVPPFSAAGSAMPPWEGSLTPQQRWLLILYVKSFSASK; the protein is encoded by the coding sequence ATGTCTTCCCGTGCGCTCCTCGCCGGGGCGTTCTTGCTGGCGTGCCTCGGGCTAACGGCCTGTACGGGACGGCAGATACTCTCGATGCGGACACACCCGCAGCAGCCGTCAGGGCCCACCGCACAGGTGTCGTCCGCGCCGTTCACCGGTCCCGCGCTGGCGGCGACCACCGACTATCCGAAGAACCCGAACGCGTCCAGGCCGGAACCGCCCGCGGAGTATGCGAGCATGAAGGACCCGCTGACGGCGACGCCCGCGAACCTCTCCAGCGCGAAGCAGCTGTTCAACGCCAACTGCGCGCCGTGTCACGGCGCCGCTGGGGCGGGGGACGGTCCGGCCGCGTCCGCGCTGAACCCGAAGCCAGCTGACTTCCGCACTCCGATCCACGCGAAGTTGCCGGATGGCTACTACTTCTGGCGGGTGACGAAGGGCGGCAGCGTTCCGCCGTTCAGCGCCGCCGGGTCCGCGATGCCGCCGTGGGAAGGCTCGTTGACCCCGCAGCAGCGATGGCTGCTGATCCTGTACGTGAAGAGCTTCTCCGCGTCCAAGTGA